From Nymphaea colorata isolate Beijing-Zhang1983 chromosome 6, ASM883128v2, whole genome shotgun sequence, a single genomic window includes:
- the LOC116256204 gene encoding beta-hexosaminidase 2 → MATVAPTILFILLLLFSSAFFLTALSLSDPDINVWPKPRSIQWDGRQAVLLSPAFSIFCAQHPYLLPAANRYLRLIRSEHWRLIRQFPVNLTSSSSLAALNITVSDIDVDLQHGVDESYQLRIPGPGDGDNGSLRAETVWGAMRGLETFSQMVWGSPAMVPAGIDVSDWPLFPHRGLLLDTSRNFYRVRDILRTIRAMSHNKLNVFHWHITDSQSFPLLLPSDPDLARKGSYGPEMQYSPADVRRIVEFGRRHGVRVLPEIDGPAHARSWGEAHPEIVTCADAFWWRPGSKWEDRFASEPGSGQLNPLNPNTYNVVRNVVKDVTSLFPESLYHAGGDEVVPHCWESDPTIREFLSKGGNVSQLLQAFVDATYPYILSRNKSAVVYWEDILLSATVTVAGLPKETTILQTWNNGPNNTKRITSAGYRAIVSSTDFYYLDCGHGTFLGNDSRYDRQTEDQEDPLEPFNYRGGQAGSWCGPFKTWQRIYDYDITYGLNKEEVELVLGGEVALWSEQADATVLDGRVWPRASAMAEALWSGNRGKDGTKRYADASDRLNEWRYRMVGRGILAEPMQPLWCLHNPGMCNLDQ, encoded by the exons ATGGCGACAGTCGCTCCTACCATTCTCTTCATCCTCCTCTTGCTCTTCTCCTCTGCCTTCTTTCTCACCGCCCTCTCTTTGTCCGATCCCGATATCAACGTCTGGCCCAAACCGCGATCCATACAATGGGACGGCCGGCAGGCCGTCCTCCTTTCCCCAGCCTTCAGCATCTTCTGCGCCCAACACCCTTACCTCCTCCCCGCGGCGAATCGCTACCTCCGCCTCATTCGTTCCGAACACTGGCGCCTCATCCGCCAATTCCCCGTCAATCTCACTTCTTCCTCCTCGTTGGCGGCGTTGAACATCACCGTCAGCGACATCGATGTCGACTTGCAGCATGGCGTCGATGAGTCCTACCAGCTACGAATTCCGGGGCCGGGTGACGGCGATAACGGGAGTCTGAGGGCGGAGACCGTGTGGGGAGCCATGAGGGGCCTGGAGACCTTCTCGCAGATGGTTTGGGGGAGCCCGGCGATGGTGCCGGCCGGGATCGACGTCTCCGACTGGCCGCTCTTCCCGCACCGTGGGCTGCTGTTGGACACTTCAAGGAACTTCTACCGGGTGAGGGACATCCTCCGGACCATCAGGGCGATGAGCCACAACAAGCTCAACGTCTTCCACTGGCACATTACCGACTCCCAATCCTTCCCGCTGCTCCTCCCATCCGACCCCGACCTCGCCAGGAAGGGTTCCTACGGGCCGGAGATGCAGTACTCGCCGGCCGACGTCCGGAGGATCGTGGAGTTTGGCCGGAGGCACGGGGTCCGTGTGTTGCCGGAGATCGACGGCCCAG CTCACGCCCGGTCGTGGGGAGAAGCGCACCCGGAGATCGTAACGTGCGCCGACGCCTTCTGGTGGCGGCCGGGAAGTAAGTGGGAAGACCGATTCGCGTCGGAGCCGGGTAGCGGCCAGCTGAACCCGCTCAACCCCAACACCTACAATGTCGTCCGTAACGTCGTCAAGGACGTTACCTCCCTCTTCCCTGAATCCCTTTACCACGCCGGCGGCGATGAAGTGGTTCCCCATTGCTGGGAATCCGACCCCACCATCAGGGAGTTCCTGTCGAAGGGTGGCAATGTCTCGCAGCTCCTCCAAGCCTTCGTGGACGCCACGTACCCTTACATCCTCTCACGCAACAAGTCCGCCGTTGTGTATTGGGAGGACATCCTCCTCAGCGCCACCGTGACAGTCGCTGGCCTCCCCAAGGAGACTACCATTCTCCAGACATGGAACAACGGCCCCAACAACACCAAGCGCATCACCTCCGCCGGTTACAGAGCCATCGTCTCGTCCACCGACTTCTACTACTTGGACTGCGGCCATGGCACCTTCCTCGGCAACGACAGCCGGTACGATCGGCAGACGGAAGATCAAGAAGACCCATTAGAGCCCTTCAATTACAGAGGCGGCCAGGCCGGGTCCTGGTGCGGGCCGTTCAAGACCTGGCAGAGGATCTACGACTACGACATCACGTACGGGCTCAACAAGGAGGAGGTGGAGTTGGTGCTCGGAGGAGAGGTGGCCCTCTGGTCGGAGCAAGCGGACGCCACCGTCTTGGACGGGCGTGTCTGGCCAAGGGCGTCGGCGATGGCGGAGGCCCTGTGGTCTGGAAACAGGGGGAAGGATGGGACGAAGAGGTACGCGGACGCTTCCGATCGGTTGAATGAGTGGAGATATAGGATggtgggaagagggattctagCGGAGCCGATGCAGCCTCTGTGGTGCCTCCATAACCCGGGGATGTGCAACCTTGACCAGTGA
- the LOC116256337 gene encoding uncharacterized protein LOC116256337, producing the protein MADSNPSAEPLGQNLIKMISNACFSLFVMMVLVFTVIAITYQPPDPWLESSKAITKVFSDVENATFKQDDSVLRTGEDLNISTLAPSPSPQPITLQSVERQAEKINSSVSACADNGGITDDGFVNCSDPRVLIAIERFNLRIFSGIQFFEYQKPVNGSRPDECDVSWRFRSKKEKSWRKYRDFRRFTLRVGDNCSYYEIVKAGRWHSGKNARPVSVQKSAPVKKPHWRRSPPTSPSLTNSSSSSSVFVVEDGINDTVPNLPYQMAFRKGMKYLYYSRGGDYCKGMNHYLWSFLCALGEAQFLNRTLVMDMSICLASMYRWNGTDEEGKDFRFYFDLEHLKESVPIVEEGQFLNDWKTWNRMHKKDKVPVRKVNSYKVAPMQLKKEKSTIVWRQFDGPEPENYWYRVCDGQASKFVQRPWHAIWKSKRLMNIVSEISGRLDWDFDAVHVVRGEKAQNKELWPKLDADTSPGALLEKLKQRIQPGRKVYIATNEPFYNYFDHLRSDYKIYLLNDFSELWGVSSEWYNETRLLNRGDPVTFDGYMRVEVDTEVLYRAKKRIETFGDLTKDCKDGINTC; encoded by the coding sequence ATGGCGGATTCGAACCCGTCGGCGGAGCCGCTGGGACAGAATCTGATAAAGATGATCAGCAACGCCTGCTTCTCGCTTTTCGTGATGATGGTGTTGGTCTTCACCGTCATTGCCATCACCTACCAGCCGCCCGACCCCTGGCTGGAGTCCTCCAAGGCCATCACGAAGGTTTTCTCTGACGTTGAGAACGCCACCTTCAAGCAGGACGACTCCGTGCTCAGAACCGGCGAGGATCTCAACATCTCCACTCTTGCCCCTTCCCCTTCTCCTCAACCCATAACCCTTCAGTCTGTCGAGCGCCAGGCCGAGAAGATCAATTCGTCCGTCTCTGCGTGCGCGGACAACGGTGGTATCACTGACGACGGCTTCGTTAATTGCTCCGACCCTCGGGTTTTGATCGCGATCGAACGGTTTAACCTTAGGATTTTCTCTGGGATCCAGTTCTTCGAGTACCAGAAGCCCGTAAATGGATCGAGGCCGGATGAATGTGACGTTAGCTGGAGGTTCAGATCTAAGAAGGAGAAGTCGTGGAGGAAGTACAGGGACTTCAGGAGGTTCACATTGAGGGTTGGGGATAATTGCAGTTACTACGAGATCGTGAAGGCCGGACGGTGGCATTCGGGGAAGAATGCGAGGCCGGTGAGCGTCCAAAAGAGTGCTCCGGTGAAGAAACCTCACTGGCGGCGATCCCCGCCGACCTCTCCTTCCTTGACGaattcttcgtcttcttcttccgtCTTTGTGGTTGAAGATGGTATCAACGACACAGTGCCGAACTTGCCCTATCAAATGGCATTCAGGAAGGGGATGAAGTATCTGTACTATTCGAGGGGAGGGGATTACTGCAAGGGGATGAATCACTACCTATGGAGTTTCCTGTGTGCTCTGGGGGAGGCGCAGTTTCTGAACAGGACCCTGGTGATGGATATGAGCATCTGCCTGGCTTCGATGTACCGTTGGAATGGAACagatgaagaaggaaaggacTTTAGATTCTACTTTGATCTGGAGCATCTGAAAGAGTCGGTTCCGATTGTGGAAGAAGGCCAGTTCCTTAATGACTGGAAGACGTGGAACCGGATGCACAAGAAGGACAAAGTGCCAGTGAGAAAGGTTAATAGCTACAAGGTAGCACCAATGCAgctgaagaaagagaagagcaCCATCGTCTGGAGGCAGTTCGATGGGCCGGAGCCGGAGAACTACTGGTATAGGGTCTGTGACGGGCAGGCTTCGAAGTTCGTTCAGAGGCCGTGGCATGCTATCTGGAAGTCGAAAAGGCTGATGAATATAGTTTCTGAGATCAGTGGCAGGTTGGATTGGGATTTCGACGCTGTTCATGTGGTAAGGGGGGAGAAGGCACAGAACAAGGAATTGTGGCCTAAGCTTGATGCCGATACATCTCCAGGAGCACTGCTTGAGAAACTGAAACAGAGAATTCAGCCTGGAAGAAAAGTATATATAGCTACAAATGAGCCTTTCTATAATTATTTCGACCATCTCAGATCTGATTATAAGATCTACCTACTCAATGACTTCAGCGAACTGTGGGGGGTAAGCAGTGAATGGTATAACGAGACGAGGCTGTTGAATCGCGGGGATCCTGTTACTTTTGATGGCTATATGCGAGTGGAAGTAGACACTGAGGTTCTATACAGGGCAAAGAAACGGATAGAGACGTTTGGGGACCTTACAAAGGATTGCAAGGATGGTATCAATACCTGCTAG